Within Blattabacterium cuenoti, the genomic segment TGTCTATCAATATAAAGTACATCTAACTTATTTTCCAATTTTTTTATTGTATGAGATTCCCAAACTTTATCAAATAAAGATTTTTTAGACATGTTTAAACAACATTTATTCTTCTTCTAATGTGTTGTAATCTATTTTTATTATTGTTTCCTTTATTATTGGCTTCTTCTAAAATAATTTTTAATTCTTGATCAGATATCTCCTTTTTTTTATCAGCATATCTTAAAAAAATAGAATAAACTAAATCTAAAGAATTTTTATTTAAAAAATGTCCCAATTTTTTATAACGATAATCCAAAGCTGCCCTTCCACTTCTAGCTGTTAAAATAATTGAAGAATGGTTATGAATTCCAACATCTTCTGGATTAATGCTTTCATAAGTTTCTCTTTTCTTTATTATTCCATCTTGATGAATTCCTGATGAATGAGAAAAAGCATTCATTCCTACAATCGCTTTATTTGCCTGTACTTTCATTCCTGTACATTCAGAAACTAAATGACTTATTGAAGAAATAAGTTTTGTTTTTATATTTGTAAATAAATTCAAATGAGAATTTTGTTTAATGATCATAACGATTTCTTCTAATGAAGTATTTCCAGCTCTTTCCCCAATTCCATTAATAGTACATTCTACTTGTTGTGCTCCATTTATTATTCCAGATAAAGAATTTGCAGTAGCCAATCCCAAATCATTGTGACAATGAGTCGATAATGTAATATTATGGATTCCCTTAACATTTTCCTTAAGAAATTTAATTTTTATACCATATTCTTCTGGTAAACAATAACCTGTAGTATCAGGAATATTAATAACTGTTGCTCCATATTTAATTACAGCTTCACAAACTTTTGCTAAAAAATCGTTATTTGTACGTCCTGCATCTTCTGCATAAAATTCTACATCTTCTACAAATTTTTTTGCATATTTTACAGCTTGTATAGCTCTTTCTATAATTTTTTCTGGAGTACTATTAAATTTATAACGAATATGGCAATCAGAAGTTCCTATTCCAGTGTGAATTCTAGATCTTTTTGCATATTTTAAAGCACTTCCTGCTATTTTTATATCTTTTTCTACAGCTCTAGATAAAGCACAAATAATAGGTTTTGAAATAGATTTACAAATTTCTTGAACAGATTGATAATCTCCTGGACTCGAAGTTGGAAACCCTGCTTCAATGACATCTACTCCCAAATATTCTAGTTGTTTCGCTATTTTTATTTTTTCTTTAGTATTTAGTTTACATCCTGGAACTTGTTCTCCATCACGCAACGTTGTATCAAAAATATGAATTCTTTTCTTTTCCATACTATTTGGATTATTTTAATTCCATTTCAAAACTATCTCTTACAAAAAAAAAATAATATAAAATAATTTTTATATTTACAATGTATAAAAATACAAAATATTTTATATTTTTCTGTTTATCAAGCTTAATAACTTGAAAAAATTACAATGTTAACAAAAATGAATAATAAGAAAATGGATCATCTTCTTCTATTAATTCAATCTCTATCTAAATCCGAAAAAAAGAATTTTAAACTTTATGCAAATAGAATAAAAAAAAACAAAAACGCTAAGTTCATAAAACTTTTTGAAATAATGAGCAAAATAAATTCTTATCAAGAAAAAGAAATATTGGAAAATACATTCATAAAAAAAATTCAATTATCTAATATGAAAGCTCATTTATATAAACAGATTTTGATTAGTCTTAGACGACAGCAGAAGCATATTCTAGAAAATTATGATATACAAATACATGAATTTTTAGATTTTGCTAAAATATTATACGATAAAGGTCTTTATCTACAAAGCTTAAAATTTTTAAAAAAAGCAAAAGTTATAGCTAAATGTAATGAATCAAACACAATTTTGTTAGAGTTAGTAGAATTTGAAAAAATGATAGAATCTCAACATATTACCAGAAGTATTTATTCTAGATCTGGAGAATTATCTTTAGAATCTAAAGAATTAATTGAAAGAGTTCAATGTCATAATGCTTTATCTAGTCTATCTTTAGAATTATACGGATTATATTTAAAAGTAGGATATGTAAGAAATGAAAAAGACAAAATATTTATAGAAACATATTTTCGTACAAATCTTACAAAATTTGATATAACTAAACTTAGTTTTTATGAAAAATTGTTTTTATATCAAGCTCAAGTATGGTACCATTATATTAGACAAGATTTTATCATGTGTTATAGGTCATCTTGTAAATGGGTTGAGCTGTTTCAAAATCATGAAAAAGCAAAAAAAATAGCTCCTGTCAGTTATTTAAAAGGATATCATTATTTACTAGATACTTTATTTTACTTGAACCATTACTCTAAATTCAAAAACGTTTTAGAAAAATTTGAAAAAGAAGTTCAAAATGGAGATATTATTTTAAATGGAAATACAAAAATATTAATTTTTATGTACAAATATACTAATCGTATTAATAAACATTATATGGAAGGAACTTTTTCTGAAGGGGTAAAAAATATTCTTCCTTCTTTATTCCAAGATTTAAATAAAATTTCTACTCGTTTAGACTCTCATTATATTATGGTACTTTATTATAAAATTGCTTGTTTATATTTTGGAAGTGGAGACAATAAAAATACCATTAGATATTTACTAAAAATTATGGAAAATAAAGAAAAAAATTTAAGACAAGATTTACAATGTTTTGCTCGACTTTTACATTTAATTGCTTGTTACGAAAGTGGATTAGATGAAAATATGGATCGTAAAATACAATCTGCATACAAATTTTTTATTCAAATGGATGATTTATACATTGTACAAAAAAAAATTATTCATTTTTTCAAAAACCTAGGAACTTTTTATCCACATCAAATTAAAGGACAATTTAAAAAATTAAGAGAAAAATTAATTAAATATTCTGATCATCCTTATGAAAAAAGAACTTTTCTATATCTAGATATCATTTCATGGTTAAATTCAAAAATAGAAAATAAATCCATTGAAATAATTATAAAAGAAAAATTTTTAAAAAATCATTGTTAATTTAACAATAAAATGATTTTAAAAAAAAGAACCAAAAAATATGAAAAAACAAAATTAATGAATGTGACAAACATATTTGAAATATCATATTTCATGATCAAATAAAAAAGAAAAAAAATACTA encodes:
- a CDS encoding 2-isopropylmalate synthase; this translates as MEKKRIHIFDTTLRDGEQVPGCKLNTKEKIKIAKQLEYLGVDVIEAGFPTSSPGDYQSVQEICKSISKPIICALSRAVEKDIKIAGSALKYAKRSRIHTGIGTSDCHIRYKFNSTPEKIIERAIQAVKYAKKFVEDVEFYAEDAGRTNNDFLAKVCEAVIKYGATVINIPDTTGYCLPEEYGIKIKFLKENVKGIHNITLSTHCHNDLGLATANSLSGIINGAQQVECTINGIGERAGNTSLEEIVMIIKQNSHLNLFTNIKTKLISSISHLVSECTGMKVQANKAIVGMNAFSHSSGIHQDGIIKKRETYESINPEDVGIHNHSSIILTARSGRAALDYRYKKLGHFLNKNSLDLVYSIFLRYADKKKEISDQELKIILEEANNKGNNNKNRLQHIRRRINVV